The following nucleotide sequence is from Schistocerca serialis cubense isolate TAMUIC-IGC-003099 chromosome 4, iqSchSeri2.2, whole genome shotgun sequence.
TGTAAGAGTATGTCAAATTAAACACATTTTAGcctcaattttcaaccttattttgctAGGCAACCAGCTTcatcgttttactacgccatcttcaggtccctgaccgATGTGTAGTTATAACTATCTCGCTTGCGACGAAGTATGGGCCAGTAGTACTGATATTAGTAGATATCTGCTACAGTGAGCACTTCAAGCATCACCCGACAACCACACGCTTCGATCACAGCGAGgtagatttctctctctctctctttttttttttttttttttttttttaattgcggtATTTCTTAAGGtagcaaactgctgaagtcatcggtccctaagcttacacactacttaatctaactaaaactaacttacgctatggacgacacacacacacacacccatgcccgagggaggactcgaacctccgacgcggggagccacGCGGGCCGTGACAGGgcggcctagaccgcgcggctaccccgcgttgcGTAGATTATTCCAATCGGTCGGGCAATGGCCTCAAGATTACGCagcaaaacgctgaaactggttgcctaacaaaATAAGGTTCAAAATTGacgactgaaaggtgtttaatttgacgtgCTCTTACAGAGCTCTTTCTGGAGCTATCTTAGACTGAATCATTCATCGCATTTTCCCCGTAAATCTTGCAAATTTGACCATGTATGTCGACTACTTTAGTGTTCTTcacattcacaaaacgtatttcagatCTAATCTCACAAGCTGCTTGATTTTCCGTCATCTTCGCAGTTCCAAACAAGCACTTTACAGCGTAAACAACATACAGAGAACTCAAAGTGGTGTAATTAGTTCCTCTATGACTCAAAGCGATTACCGCACGTGAGTCGAATTGAGTTTATAGCGTTTACCCTCTGGACATATCACATATTAACCCGTTTAGGATATATTTTGGTTTGCATGCCTTAGCTGCCTACAGAAAATAATATTGGTATTACCTGACTTGTAGCGAAAATTATGTGTTTTTTAACGTTTAACTCCGAgtgttacattttagtttttattatcAGCATGGAGGTGAATTTGGTCTTCGATGGTAAACATACAGTTTAAGACACATacatgttttcttccacacaagaagaagaagaagaagaagaagaacaacaacaacaacatcaaaaaatggttcaaatggttctgagcactatgggacttaacttctgaggacatcagtcccctcgaacttagaactacttaaacgtaactaacctaaggagatcacacacatctatgcccgaggcaggattcgaacctgcgaccgtagcggtcgcgcggttccagactgaagcgcccagaaccgctcggccacaccggctggcaacaacatcaacaacaacaacaacaacgtacataacgtttagtatttattttatgaaaattctGAGAATGCAGAGTTTTGTTGCTCTTGAAGCCACTTTTCCACCTCCTGTTTGAACTCACATATCTACATGAAGCGTTGACCACGAACCgccttcttcaaaaatggttcaaatggctctgagcactatgggactcaactgctgtggtcataagtcccctagaacttagaactacttaaacctaactaacctaaggacagcacacaacacccagccatcacgaggcagagaaaatccctgaccccgccgggaatcgaacccgggaacccgggcgtgggaagggagaacgctaccgcacgaccacgagatgcgggcccgcctTCTTCAAAGGGTCAAAGATGTGGTAAATCTATGACACCAGATCAAGGGTTGCAAGGGGAAGCCACTTGAACCCACCTAGAATACCTCGGTCCTTGCTGTATATATATTGGAATCAACGTTTAAGTCGAGGGCAATCAAAATTTGTTTAACGAACTTCAGGTTTAGCTTTATCTACCAATCGTATACAAGTTTTGGCACCATTcactggccgcgcggtttgaggcggattgcgcggcccctcccgcctgaggttcggtcctccctcggacatgggtgtgtgtgttgttcttagcttaagttagttgacATAATGTGTAAGTGCACGGACTgaagatctcagcagtttggtccctttcgccACATATGCGGAACTGCACGGGGCTCAGTTTCCCTACATCCCAAAATGACATCTTTGCAATTTTCCTAGATCCTGGCTGTTACATGAGCTTTTTTTCATTACAGGGTTAGCAGGCATTGACATTTACTCTGTGGTTGGTAAGTGTGAATCCGTGTTTCGCCTCCTGCCAGTAATTGTCAGACAGTGATCAGCATAGTCAGTAAACAGCGCCACTGTTCATGTACTTTGAAGAAACTTTATAGTATTGTAATCCGATATGTAAATTAAGTCACTTGCCTTTGTGTGGTCCTTCTATCGTCCCTGACAACCGCTTCCAGCTTCTActgtttaagaagtctttgagcgacCTACCACAtgggaacttattccatatgctcgtaccttcgttaagagactgcaatgaggcaccgtgtcaaatgctttccggatatctagaaatatgggatcttcctgttgctcttcatccatagttctcaatatatcacgtgagaaaagggcaagacgagttccgcacgagcgatgctttctaaaacaatgctgattcgtggtcatcagtttcctagcctcaagaaagtttattatattcgaactgggaatatgttccatgattctgtaGCAAATGGAAGTCAGGGAGACTGGCCTGTAATTTTTCGGGTACGTTCTTTTACCTTTCGTATATACTGAagtcacctgcgattttttccagtcacttgaaaCTATGTGCTGGGCGTGAgaattgcgataaatgcaagctaggtaacggGCTGCAGTAGAGTACACTTTGTGAAATCGAAATGGGGATCCATCCGGAactgatgatttatttgttttcaaatctttcagttgtttctgtacaccaggtatgcttattactaggTCGTCCATaggggagtctgtccgatggtcaaatgaccaTATGTTTGTACGAGTctgctgtgtgaacgatttcttgaaagtgaaatttaaaattttggctttcattttgctgtcttcaactgccacaccagactggtcaacaaagggccgaatggaagccttagacccgcttagcgattttacatacgatcaaaattttctcgggttttctGCCTGATCTTTTGCTGTGTGGTGGTGGTAGTTGTAAgcttcgtgcatagatctttttacagacgcacgaatctctcctAACCTTCGCTTTGACCTTTGTGCGTCCCTTTTGAACAAagaatgcaacagcctctgcttgctCAGGATCTACGAATTTAGTTTTTAaaccatggggggaggggggggggggagtcttctCCATCATTCATCCACTTCCTAGGCACgcaactctccagaccacgatatCAATCTGCGTAAACTTTGCCCGtcattcctctacatccatcttactggtactAAGTGGTGCCAGTTCACAGTCTAAGTAAGATGTTTATCTGCTCTATGTGGCACAAACACTGTGCGTTTTCTATGGAAAATAATCTAAAAAAAATGATGACCATAACAGCATATTATGAAGTACAGTAAAAGTTTTTTTTGATAACCAATCTCAATCATCTATTTACCTTCATTAGAACATCGGCAATAAAGGGAAGCAGTTGGGAGATTATGCAAAATGTATCCAACGATGACAAATACAACAGGATAtagatttcacatttacaatgcccATACTTCCGAGTGAGAGCAGTTTTATCGCAGTCAAACGAAATAACAACTTCCAAAATTATGATGATGTGCTGCAATGATATCACCTTCATCTGTGATACTGAAAACATTTCGAGAGAGTAAAAATTGAATTGACATTAACTTGAAATTTAAGATAGTTCTCATTTATTTTTCcgtttcagttgcacatttttaattagattatatGTTTAGATCACTTTGGATCATCTTAAGATCTAAATAGTTGCCTCAGCAACCCTttttgtctactcagaaccacatacaAGTGTGCTGTGTTCTAAGAAGACACAGTGGGTtactgacgcaactacttaggGATGAAAGTGATTCAGAGTGATTGACACATGTGATCTAATTACAAATGTGCAATTGGGATGGAATAATAAATGGGAATTACCTTAaacatttatacagttgctgaatctcCCACACCTTTGTGTCGACTATAATTAACTTGAAATAGTTGTCCGCAAACAACATGTGAGTCAGTGAATAGTTCAGTAATAAGTCTGGAATCATTGAAGTCCTGAAGAATCCTAAAAACAAAGCGTAAGATCCTGTCATAGGGCAACAAATACTGTGAAAATGGTAATCTCCGTGCATAACAGTGGTGCTGGAATGACTTTGCTGATGTGTATCGTCTAGTGACCTATGTAGCACCGATTCTTCCACATCGGTTACGAGGTTAGACTTTGTTATTGACGTACTTGACCATTCTCTATTGACTGCAGCCACCGACAGGGCGTGTCCTTTGAAGGACGACACGCGCGGAAGGACGTGGTCCTTTCACACTCTCCCCCGGCAGTATATATAGCGGTCCGACGCGAGTTTCGGCACAGTTCACAGCTGGTAGAGCTCCGAACAGCCCATCTCACAGCCATGAAGGTCCTGGTACGTATCGATTAAACGTGCGTCCTCTGGGGGTAGAAACCCTTATACTACATTCTGTGTATTATGTCTTCAGAGTTCTTTGGACTGCTTTTATATCTTACGATACAAAGGTGTCATGTTAGTTTGATGATCGCGAGAAATATCCTCTAGCATTCAAGTTAGAGATATCCTTGTCACAATATCCACTGAGAACGAGAGTATTGTGTAACGACTCCTCAGAAAGAACTACTCTTTAAAGTCACTGAACTGGCCTAGCGCGAGTTATTCTCGAAGTGCAAAATAGTTTGAGAAGGTCATCTCTTATTAATTTCTGAGCGTATTTAAGCTACGGAAGTCTGCGACGATCATCACGGACTTTTAACTACAGTCTGTAATCGCTGCAGCAGATAGGtcgattttatttctatttttagttGAAgtgcacagatgtgaaaattagttcGTTCTACCTTGTAAGACAAAAGAGAAGGTGTTCCTCTGAAACAGTAAAAGTTGTGTCACACGCTAGTATATGAGCCATGTCTGGAACTGTATCAATCAGTGTATGTGTATTTCGCTTCCCTACCTCAATTTGTGTAAACCTGCGCATGTTATACACATCATTCATTATATTATTGAAGAGATCTGTGTGCAGGAAAGAGTTTCTACTTTCGTCCATATATTTGGAGAGCTACTACTAACATCTTTATCAATAAGTCTAGGATCCTAAATGCAGTTCCTTGGTGATGTGGAATTCATTTTATTGATATAATAAAACATGAATTACACGAGGTAAATAGAGTTCCTTGCATTAGTAGTACTCGCCATTCATATGTGGATTGCATCGGATCAGACTGAAGCCACTCCTTGCTTATTAACAAAATTCGATACTGACGATGGTCAAGAATTTGAAACGAACCAATAAATATTTCGCGCTTCGAATTTGTGACGAAATGTCAGTCGAATTAAGGAGACTTCAACGGGAAAATTAACTGAAGAGTAACCGAAGCTGAATATTACGTGAATATTGCAAGATATTTCCAGAAAGTAAATGACGTAGGAAACTAAGTACATCGCTAAGTTATCATTTCGCGAATTTAAACATTACTTTGAAAAGTATTTGCACTTCAGAACACGTTTCCACTTTTGTACAATGTTGGAACTTAAAGGAAGTGATTTTAAGGCTCGTGGAACAAACAATACGTGTAGTAGGTTGTAGTAAGTCCTACAATTGTAGCAAAATAATAAGATACTTATTAATTAAATTTGTAACGAAACGGATtacatgaagagagagagagagcgtttaAACAGAGAACATCTGTTTGTAGCGAGAACGTTTTTTGTAGCCAAAATATTCACTTCAAATCACTGAGTTGGCGTAGCCAGCGTGGCGCTGTCCTATGTCAGCGAACTGCATCTCGTAATCCTATGGCGATATCCGTGGCCGATGTGCAATCGTAGCTGTACTCTCCGAAATTTGACATGTCAGGAcgtggtaaaaaaaattatttgtaacttCTGGTAAGTTACATTCGTCGCTCTTTATAACAAGGAACTTATTAGGTTGGTGCGAATAACGAACTGTTTCCAAAGATTAGTTTTCACCATTAAACACTTTTTCTCCTCTACTCCCAGAACTCATTGTCTAAGTACCACATCAAAAGGAAGGTAATTCGTTTATTCTGGAGTGACGTACCAAAAACCACTACAACTACAGGCGGCGAGAGTTAAAGCGCACACAAAACACTTTGGTTTATCTGATCCACAGTTCGTTAACTaccgaaaatatttttctttacaatGTCGTTTGGTTCACAGCTTGAATGTGACATTCTGCGTATTAATTCAGCAGCGAGAAATAATGGCAACCACTGTACGGGGCTTGCGTAGTAGTAGCGAGAGGACGAAACACGCGCTATATTCCTCAATCACTGTTCAAGGACCGTGGATAGTAGGTTATTTCAAACTTCTTGCATACTGTACTCGTACGTGGCGCTCTATATGTCAGTTCAGCGGGAACTTTTAAAACAGCAACCAGAGCACAAGTGAGTATACAGTTCGTCGCACCGTGGAAAAACGGCTACTTAAAATACGTGTCTTGGTCTTAGCCTGTTCATAGTACTTCAAGCAAGAATTGCGTATGACAATCAACGCATAAACCTATTTAATTGTCCACACGTCATTCTGTACTTTACATTTAAATAAAAACGAACATTCTCTGTTTCACGGACCATAACTCAGTCACTCGTAACGAATTTCCTCACCACTACACACAGCTTTGTTAGCTGTTCACACAGCGAACTATCGAAATATTCCAAAGCTCGTTTCTTtcacaaaatattatataaattataATCCTTCAAACTTTTCAGACTAACATAGTTTTGTGCGCGTAGAAATACTTTATTCCAAAGTAACTTGTTAATAAATGCGTAAGCGCCTAGcatcacaaaataaattaaaagtaataataataataccataataataataattccatagGCTACATTACGGAACGTGTTTAGAAGGAATAACAAAACCAGCAATCTTGCAGTTGTCTCTGTAATGTGAAAGTGcaggaaaagagaaaaaattcacAAATGACACAATGTACAGGTTCGCCATCCGatgtttttgttacatttttgcgaGTTACAAAGGGACCACTATGCGGGCCTAACTAAGACGTCTCATGCGACTCTGTTCTGTGCCACAACCCTCTTTCTACTTACTTCTCGAAATTTCTGGAATGTCAGTTGTACTCTAACACGAAGAGAAAACTCCTCGATGTCGTCCATAACCTAGCTTAGTAACACTATGAGAAAAAATCTATCATTTTGTACGAGACTGCGCATGTTACTTACAAACTAAGACCAAATGACGACACGTGAACTACGGTTATACGAAATTTCTCTTGGCATCATTTGCAGTCTTCACCTAGAACTTCCGGGCTGATGGgtcgtgttcaaaaaaatggttcaaatggctgtgagcactatgggacttaacatctgtggtcatcagtcccctagaacttagaactacttaaacctaactaacctaaggacatcacacacgtccatgcccgaggcagaattcgaacctgcgaccgtagcagtcgcgcggttccggactgagcgccttaaccgcgagaccaccgcggccggcgggtcgTGTTCGATTCATAAGACTTCCCCCTAACGTTTAATCTCCGACGGCTGGAGACATCTTCAGAAGTAAGACAAGAAACTTATCTCTGAAGACGTCTCCCAAAGTCGGTGATGAAACGTTAGGGGAAAGTTTTATGCATCGACCACTGCGTGTCaggccggaagttttaagtgaagtcaGTACCGGCTAtgaagcctacattgtatgatcattATTCACATTGTCTAAGTCCTGCGTAGTATATTGTAgcatattaaataaatgaaaatcacagttCCGAGCATACCGCCCCACATTAGTAAACTCGACTCCCATGCTTTTCACTCACAAACTGTTGAACTATTGTTCAGTAAAAGAAAGGATACGTAGCAAATGCCAGTGTGCCATCTTTGATATTTCTGAAGAAGGGGTAAAGGTATGGAAAAGAATATTTCAGGAGCTACAGTGTTTTCAATAAATGTAAAAGCTAAGACATATGTACTACTttgccttacatctacatctacatacatactccgcaatccaccatacggtgcgtggcgaagggtacctcgtaccacaactaacatattctctccctgttccactcccaaagagaacgagggaaaaatgaccgcctatatgcctctgtgggagccctaatctctcttaacttatctttgtggtctttccgcgaagtaTAAGTTGGcagcaataaaattgtactgcagtcagcctcaaatgctggctctctaaatttcctcagcagcgattcacgaaaagaacgcctcctttcctctagacactcccacccgagttcctgaggcatttccgtaacactcgcgtgatgataaaacctaccagtaacaaatctagcagctcgcctctgaatggcttctatgtcctccctcaattcgacctgacagggatcccaaacgctcgggcagtactcaagaataggtcgtactagtgttttataagcggtctcctttacagatgaactacatcttcccaaaattctaccgatgaaccgaagacgactatccgccttccccacaactgccattacatgcttgtcccacttcatatcgctctgcaatgttacgccccaatatttaatcgacgtgactgtgtcaagcgctacactactaatggagtattcaaacattacgggattctttttcctattcatctgcattgatttacatttatctatatttagagttagctgccattcattacaccaatcacaaatcctgtccaagtcatcttgtatcctcctacagtcactcaacgacgacaccttcccgtacaccacagcatcatcagcaaacagccgcacattgctatccaccctatccaaaagatcatttatgtagatggaaaacaacagtggacctaccacacttccctggggcactccagatgataccctcacctccgatgaacactcaccatcgaggacaatgtactgggttcttcTTCTTTCTCTAAATTTTGGAATTGATGTTCATTGAGGGAAGACGCCAACACAGTGTacacagaataattaatttttcctcTATCAGTGAAAAACTTGCACATTAGCGCTCTCACTTAAAATAATACCACTTTAGTAGCAGCTTTCATTCCATTTTCTCCAGATCGTCTTGAGCGCCGTCCTGGCAGCGGCCGTCGCCGCCCCCAAGCCCGGCTACCTGGGCGCCGCCCACGGGGTCGTCGCCGCCCACGGCGTCGTCGCCGCTGCCCCCGCTGTGGTCACCGCCCCAGCAGTGATTGCCGCCCACGGCGTGCACCCAGGCTACGCCGCGTACGGCCCCGCCCCCGTGGCTGTGGGACCCGGCGGCTACCTGGCCGACACACACGACGTGGCCGCCGCCAGGGCTGCCCACCTGACCGCCGTCGCCCAGACGCAGGCTCGCGACGCCCACATCAACggcgccgccgcccacgccgccctcGCCGCCCCCGCTCTGCTCGGAGCGCACGGACTGGCGTACGGACACGGCCTGGCTTACGGTCACGGTCTGGCTTATGGACACGCTTATCATGGTTGATGGGTTGCAAGGACACCAGCTGTTATGTTTTTAATTtgaattatttataaataaaaagtaGCAAGCAACAAAAAAACTCGTTTTTCTTTCCCCAGTTTTATATAAGTGTTTGCGTTTTGGTACTGTGTGCATATACAGTCCGTCTCACAGTACAGGTGActtattttgtatttgtgtaatTACTGTTGCCACCTGTGAACGGATGCATGTAGTATTTCGATTACCTTCCGTTTTAAATTTGGCAGCTTCACACATTGCTCGTAATAACTGAATCTTAAACACTAGTTTTGAACTTCGTTCGGGAAAGCAGCAGAGAAACGTGCGAATATTAAGTTTCGTTTTAAAATGGGTAAAAGTGTTATAGACACATTTTAAATAACACAAATACTCTATAGTAGTGATTTGTAGAACGGTTTCAAGTGGTAtgagccgggcgctgtggccgagcggttctaggcgctgcagtccggaaccgcgctgttgctacggtcgcaggttcgaatcctgcctcgggcatggatgtgtgtgatgtccttaggtttgttaggtttaagtagttctaagttctagtaggtGACTGAtgtcgtcagatgttaagtcccaaagtgctcagagccatttgttagtgTGTGTAAGACTAAAAATGCGGCTTATCATTAGAGAACTTATGTTTTATTGCTGTACTTGAGCTACATTTACAGCATCTGGAAATTATTAAAGTCTTTTGGCAGTGTCAGCTGAAATACATTCTTAGATTATCGGATTTGAAATACAGAAAGCGAAGGATTACCGAAAACATTTACAAAAACCCAATTGGTGTAACAGCAATTGaaaagacatgaaaggaaagcaataaCTGACAAGAGAGTGAAACTGGGTTTGAAGTCTATTacacattttattaaatttattcatGGAACAAACAATATAGGAAATTAAGAGAAATATAGcaaagcaatgaaagacctaacaattTTCAAGCTTGCTGTCGACATTTCAGTTTTGTGAGATTCGGCAAAGAGCAAGCGGAAACTGAATTATCAGTTAATCAGGATACATATTGTCTTGAAAATGGGGATAAGAGTAAAATAAACGAAGGTAAAACAAGGGTGATGGATTGCAGTCGAACTAAATCATATGAtggtggaattagattaggaaagaaaCACTAAAGACAGTAGATTAATTTTTCTGTTATCCCAGCTCAATAATTGACAGTTCCCGTAACGAAGAagatattattattagtagtagttgtAAAACTTCTCTAAAAATTGAAGTACCTTaacatataatataaatttaaatgttaggaatcattttttttctgaaagtacttaTGTGGAGAGTAgcaatgtatgtaagtgaaatgtggacaagtgGCAGTATAGGCAACATGACTGAAATGTGATGTCACAGAAGAACGCTCAAGATTAGACAGATCGGAtaaccaatgaagaggtactgattCTAGTAGTGGGCGAAATATCGTCGTAGTATACTTGACTAatagaagggattggttgacatgCCACATCGTGAGTCATGAAGCAATTAATTCGGTAAGAAAGTGTGAAGAGTAATAACTGTAGAACGAGATCTATATTTGACTACAATAAACAGCTTTAAATGAATATCGAttgtagtagttatgcagagactTGTAAACCAAAATAGCATTTGGTCTAAAGAGAACAACGACAACATACGAGAAACtgtgaggaaggaaataaatataGACAGAATTGGAGTTATGAAGAAATGTACATAATTGTAGTTACAAAGAAAACGAAAATTAAGTTTTGAGGAATGAGGCATATTCATAAAATTGTAATAACCCACGTTGAAAAATGTTCTGTGACTGGATTATATCTAAAGGTCAATACGCACTGAAGTACAGATGTGCATATTGTGACTTCTCGAGGCGCTCCACTTACCGTCGAGAACGATAAACCTAGACAGACAAGTTTGATGAGGCCACTCGAATGTGGTTTGTGTGACTCGATTCATGGTGCGAAGGAATAACGTACAAAAACTTAACTCCTTTACAAATCTCTAAAAACGCGTAACGAGATATGCACAACAACAAGTACACAAAATAAACAGTAAGTAGAAAATAGCTTCACTACTGATTAAAAGCGTTCGAGAAGGAAACAGCTGACGATGCACCAAGTTTGTGGCCTCTTTCAAAAAGCCTGATGAGTGACATAAAGTAATTGCGAGAGAAGCTGTCACTGACTCTGGGTCAAACCATAACTAATAAAATGTAGCACACATGAAAGTTGCTGCATGTTTCACTGGTACCTAGGAACGACATCCACCTCCTCTGCAAACCATTAGCTCACAGCATTAGACTTTGAGGTGCCATGTCGATTTGAAATCCGAAACAGTTGCTTCAGAATTCAATCAAAAAAGTTGTCTTTCTCGGAAACAACGACGTTTGGCAGTTGATTCTAAAATGTTCTGAAATTAAATAGTTGTAACGTGGTGCCCGTAAGTAGATGAAAATATCTGACCAGGCTATCGGCAATTAGCCTCTGGAATTAGCCGCATGCAACTCATTTCTGTCCGTAGCGGTTTTGTAGTGAACGTGCAAATTTACAACGTAGTTATAACTTAACTTTCGCTAACTGAGATGGCCCCCATGAGAAACGAGTGGTCGTAGGACCATGAAACTTTGTGGAACCATTTGTAAGGACCTCCGGAAGAGAAACAATgagtaaaccactgaaagaaacacattgtaaTTTCCGCTTGAGAGGGTAAGATTTGTGAACTGTTTATATTCAAGGTTGCAAACACTGCTCAGTGTGATGACGATTTGCATCCACGACAGTATGAAACCGCACTAGAGAATGCTCGACCGCCCGAATCATCGCAACGGGTTGGTCTGAAACTAATCGCGGGCCATCTATTGCCCACCCGTGCTCTGGAGGGTGGTACAGCCACGACATGTACCTTCAGCTAAGAAATGGTCTTGGTTGCTGAAACACAAGTATATGCATGGACAGTACGAAGACTACTGGAACAGTGACGGACTGCGTGCACGACCACTACTGTTCTGCCTTCCAGAAAGGCGGCAACACAGAGAGAGACGTACCGGCAGTGGTGTCGCTAACGACAGCACTGCACACAGGAATGTCCGGTGCCGTGTACAG
It contains:
- the LOC126474091 gene encoding cuticle protein 65-like isoform X5, encoding MKVLIVLSAVLAAAVAAPKPGYLGAAHGVVAAHGVVAAAPAVVTAPAVIAAHGVHPGYAAYGPAPVAVGPGGYLADTHDVAAARAAHLTAVAQTQARDAIVNGAAAHAALAAPALLGAHGLAYGHGLAYGHGYHG
- the LOC126474091 gene encoding cuticle protein 65-like isoform X4, with the translated sequence MKVLIVLSAVLAAAVAAPKPGYLGAAHGVVAAHGVVAAAPAVVTAPAVIAAHGVHPGYAAYGPAPVAVGPGGYLADTHDVAAARAAHLTAVAQTQARDAHINGAAAHAALAAPALLGAHGLAYGHGLAYGHGLAYGHAYHG